The Solanum lycopersicum chromosome 6, SLM_r2.1 genome has a window encoding:
- the LOC101247828 gene encoding methylesterase 17 produces MGEEYFVEKEKMEENLEQVSKIHFVLIHGISGGGWCWYKIKSLMEISGYKVTCLDLKGAGIHPHDPTTIISFDDYNQPLINFLSSLPLNEQVILVGHSAGGLSVTDATHKFPKKVRMAVYIGATMLRNGFVTEQDVKDGIPDLSDFGEAIDVYDMSFGLGVEQPPTSAVIKTSLQRKIIYQMSPIEDSTLAAMLLRPGPIQALASARFKEGEGAEEVPRIYIKTAYDRVVKPEQQDAMIKKWPPKNVYTLESDHSPFFSAPLLLFGLLIKVASSIGCNTD; encoded by the exons ATGGGAGAAGAGTACTTTgtagaaaaagagaaaatggaagaaaatttAGAACAAGTGTCAAAAATCCACTTTGTTTTAATACATGGAATTAGTGGAGGTGGATGGTGTTGGTACAAAATCAAGTCACTTATGGAGATTTCAGGTTATAAAGTTACATGTCTTGACCTTAAAGGTGCTGGAATTCATCCTCATGATCCTACCACTATTATTTCCTTTGATGATTATAATCAACCTCTCATCAATTTCTTATCATCTTTGCCTCTAAATGAACAG GTAATTTTGGTAGGACACAGTGCTGGAGGACTTAGTGTCACAGATGCAACTCACAAATTTCCCAAAAAAGTAAGGATGGCAGTGTATATTGGAGCAACTATGTTGAGAAATGGATTTGTGACTGAACAAGATGTTAAAGAT GGTATTCCAGATTTATCTGATTTTGGTGAagctattgatgtatatgacaTGAGTTTTGGATTAGGAGTAGAGCAACCTCCAACCAGTGCAGTCATCAAGACAAGTTTACAACGCAAAATCATTTACCAAATGAGTCCAATCGAG GATTCAACATTAGCAGCCATGTTATTGCGTCCTGGACCAATTCAAGCTTTAGCTAGTGCTCGATTTAAAGAAGGGGAAGGTGCAGAGGAAGTGCCTAGAATATACATAAAAACAGCGTACGATCGAGTGGTGAAGCCAGAACAGCAAGATGCAATGATTAAGAAATGGCCTCCAAAGAATGTGTACACATTGGAAAGTGATCATAGCCCATTCTTCTCTGCTCCACTCTTGTTATTTGGATTGCTTATCAAGGTGGCTTCTTCTATTGGGTGCAATACTGATTGA